The proteins below are encoded in one region of Lactuca sativa cultivar Salinas chromosome 3, Lsat_Salinas_v11, whole genome shotgun sequence:
- the LOC128133083 gene encoding uncharacterized protein LOC128133083, with translation MMVDGLEARIAMGMYMGIHNLTTLRSAPSFMRTKLRAKPSAALIASSSRTEGRTVGGLLLQPKHDLNEVNGHDDTVNNIIIKKKKRVFFLDVNPICYDGSTPSLHSFAHWIFLFFSEVSLTDPVIVRSRRSALESSVDC, from the exons ATGATGGTGGACGGCTTAGAAGCTCGTATAGCGATGGGTATGTATATGGGTATTCATAATCTGACTACTCTTCGCTCAGCTCCCTCTTTCATGCGCACGAAGCTCCGAGCCAAACCTAGTGCTGCCCTTATTGCTTCTTCTTCTCGGACAGAAGGTCGAACAGTTGGTGGGTTGCTGTTGCAACCAAAGCATGACCTAAACGAAGTAAATGGACATGATGATACTGTTAATAATATCAtcatcaagaagaagaaaaggGTGTTCTTTTTGGATGTAAACCCAATCTGTTATGATGGTAGCACCCCGAGTTTACACTCTTTTGCTCACTGGATTTTCCTTTTCTTCTCCGAAGTCAGCCTTACAGACCCTGTTATTGTC AGAAGTAGAAGAAGTGCACTGGAATCTTCAGTTGATTGCTAA